The Pseudomonadales bacterium genome contains a region encoding:
- a CDS encoding FG-GAP-like repeat-containing protein, with protein sequence MGSTVAYVGDFDGDGYGDYAVATPGYDVVPTAIRALRDAGRVQVISGQTGTPLATLVGTATKEGVGTAIAGNADIDGDGTMDVVVGAPLAANGAGAKMMGKVTIIYGCNTPSCVPMAQDIYGTTARTLFGSALALGDVDGDGLADIVVGEPLAAPANAPSLKKAGKVTVYSGADLSMIGTPYYGATAGALAGTAVAVGDFDGDGVQDIAIGAPSESALSNGRKLTAAGSVTVYSTGNPTLLYKQYGQAAVDNFGSALASGSDVDGDGTHDIVVGVPKLDHPTDRRLKDVGGFVVLYGSNSAAYTRGGNTLGREVRSAFGSAVALADVDGDGTADIVASAPKAANLRAFPRPAAGAGSVAVWAGGAEPFAQLGTSRYGKVSGDVYGTSIGAGDVNGDGKADIVIGIPGVDVNVMVNGRPRPQKDAGSVLVVNATAL encoded by the coding sequence ATGGGCTCGACCGTGGCGTATGTAGGTGACTTTGACGGCGACGGTTACGGTGACTACGCCGTTGCCACCCCCGGCTACGATGTAGTACCTACCGCCATCCGCGCCTTGCGCGATGCGGGCCGTGTGCAAGTGATCTCTGGCCAAACCGGCACACCACTGGCAACGCTGGTCGGAACCGCTACAAAAGAAGGTGTAGGCACAGCCATCGCAGGCAACGCCGATATCGACGGTGACGGCACAATGGATGTCGTGGTCGGTGCGCCATTAGCGGCGAACGGCGCTGGCGCCAAAATGATGGGCAAAGTCACCATCATCTACGGCTGCAATACCCCAAGCTGCGTGCCGATGGCACAGGACATTTACGGCACAACGGCTAGAACGCTGTTTGGCTCGGCGCTGGCGCTGGGCGATGTCGATGGTGATGGCCTTGCCGATATCGTGGTCGGCGAGCCATTGGCTGCACCTGCCAATGCACCGTCGTTGAAGAAAGCGGGCAAGGTGACCGTGTACTCGGGCGCAGACCTGTCGATGATCGGCACACCGTACTACGGCGCAACAGCGGGTGCGCTTGCCGGTACCGCCGTGGCTGTTGGCGACTTTGATGGCGATGGCGTCCAAGACATCGCGATCGGCGCACCGAGCGAAAGCGCCCTCAGTAACGGCAGGAAACTGACAGCAGCGGGCAGCGTGACGGTATACAGCACAGGCAACCCAACGCTACTCTACAAGCAATACGGCCAAGCGGCAGTGGATAACTTCGGCAGCGCACTGGCGTCCGGCAGTGATGTTGATGGCGACGGCACCCACGACATCGTGGTGGGTGTGCCGAAGCTTGATCATCCTACCGACAGAAGACTCAAAGATGTGGGCGGCTTCGTGGTGTTGTACGGCAGCAACAGCGCCGCTTACACCCGTGGTGGCAACACACTGGGCAGAGAAGTGCGTTCGGCGTTCGGCTCCGCTGTTGCCTTGGCGGATGTTGACGGTGACGGCACGGCAGACATCGTCGCCAGCGCCCCGAAAGCCGCTAACCTCAGAGCTTTCCCACGACCTGCGGCCGGTGCTGGCAGTGTGGCTGTGTGGGCGGGTGGCGCAGAGCCATTCGCGCAGCTGGGTACCTCCCGTTACGGCAAAGTGAGCGGTGATGTGTACGGCACTTCCATCGGGGCGGGTGATGTCAACGGCGACGGCAAAGCGGACATCGTCATTGGCATCCCAGGCGTGGATGTCAATGTGATGGTCAATGGCAGACCGAGACCGCAAAAAGACGCGGGCAGCGTGTTGGTGGTCAACGCCACGGCGTTATAA
- a CDS encoding AAA family ATPase — MMQDARELGLIIDSHVPLIVIQSHEETRVLEVLMQVSNTRTLPMQVWSVTDGLRPMGFSMGETGGETFTELETALTAIKRTRSKGLFVLCDAHSYLNTEHDKLVRLIKDIVLQYDSINRTIVLLSHAITLPPELKRYAAEFELASLSDEQILTIIREEAIAWAGTNNKKQIKTDKLALDRIIMNLRGLAPSDVRKLARQFIYADGAISKNDLPLINKNKMQLLDMDGVLQYEYETESFSQVGGLNRLKDWLTKRQQAFLSSDNTVDTPKGILLLGVQGSGKSLAAKAVAGLWSLPLLRLDFGALYNKYYGESERNLRDALKLADNMAPCVLWLDEIEKGIAGQNNDEGTSLRVLGTFLTWLSERTRAVFVVATSNNIANLPAELIRKGRLDEIFFVDLPNKKVREEIFAIHLSKRKQDPATFDLPILATAAEGFSGAEIEQAIVAANYSVLAQQQTLNTTSILDELAHTKPIAVVMQENIAALRAWAKNRTVSAD; from the coding sequence ATGATGCAAGACGCTCGCGAGCTCGGCTTAATCATCGATTCGCATGTGCCTTTAATTGTTATTCAATCGCACGAAGAAACGCGCGTGTTGGAAGTACTCATGCAAGTGAGCAATACGCGCACACTGCCGATGCAGGTTTGGTCCGTCACTGACGGTTTGCGCCCTATGGGTTTTAGCATGGGCGAAACGGGTGGTGAAACCTTCACCGAATTAGAAACTGCCTTAACTGCGATTAAACGCACACGCAGCAAAGGCTTGTTTGTTTTGTGTGATGCGCACAGTTATCTCAATACAGAACACGATAAATTGGTACGACTCATTAAAGATATTGTGCTGCAGTATGACAGCATCAATCGCACGATTGTGCTTCTCAGTCACGCCATCACACTGCCGCCAGAATTAAAGCGTTACGCCGCCGAGTTTGAATTGGCATCACTCAGTGACGAGCAAATTCTCACTATTATTCGTGAAGAAGCTATTGCTTGGGCCGGCACAAACAATAAAAAACAAATTAAAACTGACAAGCTAGCACTGGATCGCATCATCATGAATCTGCGCGGCTTGGCACCCAGCGATGTTAGAAAATTAGCACGCCAGTTTATTTATGCCGATGGTGCTATTTCAAAAAATGATTTACCGCTTATCAACAAAAATAAAATGCAATTGCTGGATATGGATGGCGTATTGCAGTACGAGTATGAAACGGAAAGTTTTTCACAAGTTGGTGGGTTGAATCGTTTAAAAGATTGGCTGACTAAACGGCAACAAGCCTTTTTGTCATCTGACAATACAGTGGACACACCAAAAGGCATTTTATTACTTGGCGTACAAGGTAGTGGCAAAAGTTTAGCGGCGAAAGCGGTAGCTGGGCTGTGGAGTTTGCCTTTACTGCGTTTAGATTTTGGTGCGCTGTACAACAAATATTACGGCGAATCGGAAAGAAATTTGCGCGACGCCTTAAAACTGGCCGACAACATGGCACCCTGCGTGCTGTGGTTGGATGAAATTGAAAAAGGCATTGCAGGGCAAAACAATGACGAAGGCACTAGCTTGCGTGTACTCGGCACTTTTCTTACTTGGCTTTCTGAGAGAACCCGCGCTGTATTTGTTGTTGCCACATCAAACAATATTGCCAACTTGCCCGCTGAACTGATTCGCAAAGGTCGACTGGATGAGATTTTTTTCGTTGACCTGCCCAACAAAAAAGTACGCGAAGAAATTTTTGCCATCCATTTAAGCAAACGAAAACAAGACCCTGCCACTTTCGATTTACCAATACTCGCTACTGCTGCAGAAGGCTTCTCAGGCGCTGAAATTGAGCAGGCGATTGTTGCTGCCAATTATTCCGTTCTCGCACAACAACAAACTTTAAACACCACCAGTATTCTCGATGAACTGGCACACACAAAACCCATTGCCGTGGTGATGCAAGAGAATATTGCCGCGCTGCGCGCGTGGGCAAAAAATCGCACAGTGTCTGCCGACTGA